From one Luteipulveratus mongoliensis genomic stretch:
- a CDS encoding small basic family protein: protein MIPAAGLVVGLVIGLFFHPEVPLWLQPYLPIAVIAALDAIFGAVRAVLDGIFDDKVFVVSFLSNVVVAGLIVFLGDQLGVGSQLSTGVVVVLGLRIFSNVASIRRHLLKA from the coding sequence GTGATCCCCGCCGCCGGACTCGTCGTAGGACTTGTCATCGGGCTGTTCTTCCATCCCGAGGTGCCCTTGTGGCTGCAGCCGTATTTGCCGATCGCGGTCATCGCGGCGCTGGATGCGATCTTCGGCGCGGTGCGAGCCGTACTGGACGGCATCTTCGACGACAAGGTCTTCGTGGTGTCGTTCCTGTCCAACGTGGTGGTCGCGGGGCTGATCGTCTTCCTCGGTGACCAGCTCGGCGTCGGCTCCCAGCTGTCCACCGGCGTGGTCGTCGTGCTTGGGCTGCGCATCTTCAGCAACGTCGCATCCATCCGCCGACACCTGCTCAAGGCGTGA